A section of the Rhipicephalus sanguineus isolate Rsan-2018 chromosome 11, BIME_Rsan_1.4, whole genome shotgun sequence genome encodes:
- the LOC119375564 gene encoding zinc finger protein 443 produces the protein MERISPLRPYKYKYKCPLCPKAFGTARDMGIHVRRHEGCKPYTCKDCDKAFCTPFELDQHVRTHTGERPYKCPTCACAFATLSTMHRHANAHRKANSVMYRCSVCPSIFRYATSCTAHERTHREDCRHRCKTCGRVFPQAFNLKRHMRLHDSNETHSCDTCERSFYNKEHLDAHVQSCGMFRKCQVCGKGFREEAQLEAHIASQHDLATELSEEDGESAARVGDSTFEQERADDQSSSEDGSGSNDTLSDNQIKARSGWSIRLRARGRKNAPKAPARPRQRNCRNGTMPSQDTQCSSARNTSSLPQKHVTAKCRTDEASEDTGEATDSTQETSRPVYQCPDCDNRFKEWSALKAHAAVRHELVLSSCSFQFACHICDKTFKQNSNLKTHLKSHDRVVQFECDICGLGFTLKHHYKRHRSNKHYKD, from the exons ATGGAAAGGATTTCCCCTCTGCGGCCATACAAGTACAAATACAA GTGCCCCCTGTGTCCCAAGGCATTTGGCACAGCCCGAGACATGGGCATCCACGTGCGCCGACACGAGGGTTGCAAGCCATACACCTGCAAGGACTGTGACAAGGCCTTCTGCACTCCTTTTGAGCTGGACCAACACGTCCGCACGCACACGGGCGAGCGTCCTTACAAGTGTCCCACGTGCGCGTGCGCATTTGCCACGTTGTCCACAATGCACCGACATGCCAATGCACACCGCAAGGCCAACTCTGTCATGTACCGCTGCAGCGTGTGCCCCTCGATCTTCCGGTACGCCACCTCGTGCACCGCGCACGAGCGAACTCATCGAGAGGACTGCAGGCACCGGTGCAAAACGTGCGGCCGAGTCTTCCCGCAGGCTTTCAATCTGAAGCGTCACATGAGGCTGCATGACAGCAATGAGACCCACTCCTGTGACACGTGCGAACGCTCCTTCTACAACAAGGAACACCTCGACGCGCATGTGCAAAGCTGCGGCATGTTTCGTAAATGTCAAGTCTGCGGGAAGGGATTTCGAGAAGAGGCCCAATTGGAAGCGCACATTGCCAGCCAGCATGACTTGGCAACCGAGCTGTCGGAGGAAGACGGAGAGTCTGCAGCCCGTGTGGGTGACTCAACGTTCGAGCAGGAACGGGCGGACGACCAGTCGAGCAGCGAAGATGGTAGTGGTTCGAATGACACGCTCAGCGACAACCAAATAAAAGCAAGGTCGGGGTGGAGCATTCGCCTGAGAGCACGTGGCAGAAAAAACGCCCCCAAGGCCCCCGCAAGACCCCGTCAACGCAACTGCAGGAATGGCACGATGCCCTCGCAAGACACGCAGTGTAGCAGCGCGAGGAATACTTCTTCACTACCACAAAAGCACGTCACCGCGAAATGTAGGACAGATGAGGCAAGTGAGGACACTGGCGAAGCTACAGACAGCACCCAAGAAACTAGCAGACCTGTCTATCAGTGCCCGGACTGCGACAATCGATTTAAGGAGTGGAGTGCCTTGAAAGCCCATGCAGCGGTACGACATGAGCTCGTTCTCTCGTCCTGTTCGTTTCAGTTTGCGTGCCACATCTGTGATAAAACCTTCAAGCAGAACAGCAACTTGAAGACCCACTTGAAATCGCACGACCGGGTGGTACAGTTTGAGTGCGACATCTGTGGCCTGGGCTTCACCTTGAAGCATCACTACAAACGGCACAGGAGCAACAAACATTACAAAGACTGA